The proteins below come from a single Magallana gigas chromosome 10, xbMagGiga1.1, whole genome shotgun sequence genomic window:
- the LOC105347762 gene encoding kelch-like protein 10, with amino-acid sequence MDQEVPPSRDGQVGKKFSVEACNILWELRKSRQLCDAVIRVENTEFPIHRNIMSACSPYFRTLFTNELFDTNTREVVIPGVSAEIMSHLIDYAYTRDAAVTAENVEFLLPAADQFHVLGLVKLCCDFLISELSPENCIGIRRFAKTYFCHNLERAAFRFLMLNIADVLVYSNEYLQLGIGELCDILSSDELNVRNEELVFDAVLRWIDFDIDYRRDYIARLLKTIRLGLLTTQYFVEKVKVHPYIKDNDSCKPIIIETLKFLYDLDMDEDKELDLNNPLARPRVPHEILFVIGGWSGGSPTNIVETYDTRADRWIVCDAVDTGPRAYHGTSTIDHIVYIIGGFDGVEYFNSVRSFNPMTKEWKEKAPMNAKRCYVSTTVLGEFIYAMGGYDGQVRQNTAERYLPSKNQWSLIASMHNRRSDASATALDGKVYICGGFNGHECLSTAEAYDPFTNQWTLLEPMRNRRSGIGVIAYKDEIYALGGFNGITRMNTGEKYCPKANRWKTIPEMFNPRSNFAIEVIDEMVFAIGGFNGVTTIFNVECFDASTDEWYDATDMNLNRSALSACVVKELPSVQDYIHKER; translated from the exons ATGGATCAAGAAGTCCCTCCTTCAAGGGACGGACAAGTGGGAAAGAAGTTCAGTGTGGAAGCCTGCAACATATTATGGGAACTACGCAAAAGCAGACAGTTGTGCGATGCGGTGATACGAGTAGAAAACACCGAATTCCCCATTCACCGCAACATAATGTCGGCTTGCAGCCCGTATTTCAGGACCCTCTTCACAAACGAGTTATTCGACACAAACACTCGAGAGGTTGTGATCCCAGGGGTCTCAGCCGAAATAATGAGCCACCTGATCGACTATGCATACACACGGGACGCCGCAGTCACCGCAGAAAATGTGGAATTCCTTCTCCCCGCGGCGGACCAGTTTCACGTATTAGGGCTGGTCAAGCTATGCTGCGATTTCCTGATTTCCGAGCTCTCCCCGGAGAACTGCATAGGAATCCGTCGGTTCGCCAAGACCTACTTCTGCCACAATCTAGAGAGGGCCGCTTTCCGTTTTCTCATGTTAAACATAGCCGACGTCTTAGTGTACAGTAACGAGTACCTCCAGTTAGGTATCGGGGAACTCTGTGACATCTTGTCGTCGGATGAGCTGAACGTCAGAAACGAAGAGCTCGTTTTTGACGCGGTGTTGCGGTGGATCGACTTTGATATCGACTACAGAAGAGACTACATCGCTCGCCTCCTGAAAACCATCAGACTCGGTCTCCTCACCACGCAGTACTTCGTggaaaaggtcaaagttcaccCCTACATCAAGGATAATGATTCCTGCAAGCCGATCATCATTGAGACCTTGAAGTTCCTGTATGATCTGGATATGGATGAAGACAAGGAGCTGGATCTAAACAATCCCCTCGCCAGGCCGCGCGTGCCGCACGAGATTCTGTTCGTGATCGGCGGCTGGAGCGGGGGGTCGCCTACGAATATCGTAGAGACTTACGATACTCGCGCGGATCGCTGGATCGTGTGCGACGCTGTTGATACCG GCCCGAGGGCGTACCATGGAACCTCCACGATAGACCATATAGTCTACATCATTGGAGGGTTTGATGGAGTGGAATACTTCAACAGCGTACGGAGCTTTAACCCTATGACAAAGGAATGGAAAGAAAAAGCACCCATGAATGCAAAAAG GTGTTACGTAAGTACCACCGTCCTGGGTGAGTTTATCTATGCCATGGGGGGATACGACGGTCAGGTCCGACAGAACACCGCCGAGCGTTACCTCCCCTCCAAGAACCAGTGGAGTCTGATCGCCTCCATGCATAACAGACGGAGCGATGCCAGCGCCACCGCCTTAGAcg GTAAGGTGTACATCTGTGGGGGCTTTAACGGTCACGAGTGTCTGAGTACGGCCGAGGCCTACGACCCCTTCACCAACCAATGGACGCTACTGGAGCCGATGAGAAACCGGCGTAGCGGTATAGGCGTCATCGCCTACAAGGACGAGATTTACGCCTTAGGCGGATTCAACGGGATAACCCGGATGAACACTGGAGAGAAATACTGTCCCAAGGCGAACAGATGGAAGACCATTCCGGAGATGTTTAACCCAAGGAGTAACTTTGCTATAGAG GTAATAGACGAGATGGTGTTTGCTATCGGCGGCTTCAACGGAGTCACCACCATTTTTAACGTGGAATGTTTTGACGCCTCCACCGACGAATG GTATGATGCTACGGATATGAATTTGAACCGAAGTGCGTTGAGCGCATGCGTGGTGAAGGAGTTGCCAAGTGTCCAAGATTACATTCACAAAGAAAGATAA
- the LOC136272110 gene encoding MAM and LDL-receptor class A domain-containing protein 1-like gives MCIVMKRCILLVITVLILKTDAGLTNFETSSRDWFNDLFRDDLDWKLHRGQVTNRHGRGNYLYLTTSTSNGKSAILESRILRTPKRGSCVSFWYRISGKNPGELKLKRMEMTGTKIRTRKLWLRKGDQGRAWNFARVSIPPNPHTRYYQIIMESKLGSGRGGVVALDDIDLDANPCSNSLENGGFVVDFETKVTAMKNKRYGDHFDWVITKSRAPNSGTGPARDVTSGIGHYLHLSTKGKTPGQRASYSSNPVRGSTNGACLSFYYYMHGEGVGKLTVSILRRSGWVSAAKSVWSKTGSVDGGWHLARISLPISLTMQRYDVMFTGTVGKGASGDIALDDITLINTGIC, from the exons ATGTGTATAGTGATGAAAAGGTGTATTCTTTTGGTTATTACggttttaattctaaaaacagACGCTG GTTTAACTAATTTTGAAACATCTTCAAGAGACTGGTTCAATGATCTCTTTCGAGACGACCTCGACTGGAAACTACACCGTGGTCAGGTAACAAACAGACATGGGAGAGGAAACTACCTATATCTAACCACTTCAACAAGCAATGGCAAATCCGCCATTCTAGAAAGTAGAATTCTCCGAACTCCCAAACGAGGTTCTTGTGTCTCGTTTTGGTATCGGATATCCGGTAAAAATCCAGGCGAATTGAAACTGAAGAGGATGGAAATGACAGGAACGAAAATTAGGACGAGGAAGTTATGGTTGCGGAAAGGAGACCAAGGAAGGGCGTGGAATTTCGCAAGGGTATCTATTCCGCCCAACCCCCACACACGGTATTATCAGATAATAATGGAGTCCAAACTTGGTTCTGGAAGAGGCGGAGTTGTTGCATTGGACGATATAGATCTTGATGCCAATCCATGCAGTAACTCGCTAGAAAACGGAG gatttGTGGTAGACTTCGAAACTAAAGTTACAGCAATGAAAAACAAAAGATATGGCGACCACTTTGACTGGGTTATTACTAAAAGCAGGGCACCAAATTCAGGCACAGGACCTGCTCGTGACGTCACATCTGGCATCGGCCATTATCTACACCTCAGTACCAAAGGCAAAACCCCCGGTCAGAGAGCAAGTTATAGCAGCAATCCTGTACGCGGAAGTACTAACGGCGCCTGTCTCTCATTTTATTACTATATGCACGGAGAAGGAGTCGGGAAATTAACTGTTTCGATTTTGCGTAGGAGCGGCTGGGTATCCGCCGCTAAATCGGTCTGGAGTAAGACCGGAAGCGTTGATGGCGGTTGGCATTTGGCGAGGATTTCCCTCCCAATCAGTCTTACAATGCAGAGGTACGACGTAATGTTCACGGGAACCGTTGGGAAGGGCGCTTCAGGGGACATAGCGCTCGACGATATAACTCTGATTAACACTGGTATTTGTTAA